The region TTTGTGGAAAATCCTCCATTAGCCTCCCAAAAACATCTTGTGTTATTTCGTCGTTTTTTAATCCTCGTAGTATTGAAAATAAAACGTTTGGTTTGTTTTGCCGTTCTGATAAAGTAGATTGATATGCCGTATCGTCTAACGGTTTATTAAATTGAAGCAAGTCAAAGTGATGTAAATAGCGCTCGTGTATCTGTTTATCAAGCAAGTTAAAAGCTAAACCAAAAGCCCGGATTTTACCTGACTGCTTTAAAGCTTCAGCAGCCCGTAATACTTCATCTATGTCATAAATAGCACAAACAGGTTCGTGTACAAAAAAATAGTCCAGATAATCTGTTTTCAAGTTTCTTAAGCTTTGCTCCAGACTATCAACCATCTCTTTAGCAGTGATCTCCACCCGATTATGAAAACGGTCAGCTATTGTACTAACAGGAGCGCCTTTATCGGCAACGATCTTTTTATCAGCAGTTTTACTTTTTAACAACCGTACTACAGGCTTAATAGGCTTCAATAGCTTTGCTTTCCAATTTGCTTTGATACCAAACTTGCTGGCAATAACTACATCCTTTCTCCTATCTTTTAGGATATTCCCTAAGAAAGATTCAGCTTCTCCGTACCCGTACGATCTTGCAAGATCAAAATAATTAATTTCATGGGCTAGCGCGCCATGCACAGCACGACGAGCCGTTGAAGAATCTATAGCCCCAAGGATAGAAGCACAGCCGAAGCCAAGCTTGGAAGAGATTATTCCATTACATAACTCGACCTTTCTCATGCTTTTTCCGTTAAAAAGTTTGCCAAACGAGCGGCAACCACGCCCAGGAAAAAGGTTGGATTGGCTTGGCTGGATGTAGGGAATACCGAGCTGCTGCATACATAAACATTGCTTGTGCCCCAAAGTCTTAAATCTTCATTTACCACACCTTTTTGTGCCGACGAAGCTATTCTTGTTGTGCCTGATTGATGTATTCCATCTTTCGACATTAATCGTATAGCATCTTTTAATTCATCTTGCTTAAACCAATAAATAAGCTCGCCACATTTATTTTCCCGTAGATATTCATCAAGAATTTCGTGGACCTTTATGACAGAATTTATATCATCGTCGCTTAAAGAATACTTGATCAACATTGTTTCTCCATCACCTGCTAATTCCATGAGGTTGCTAAAGACCGGCTGCTGTTCCGCATGAAAATGTAATGCATATTCATTATCCGGGCTATATAAGAAAACACCAGGCAACTTGCGTTTTGAAAAGTACCTTTTGTAGAAAATAGAAGCAGGAGTTAACAAAGAAGAAGGAAACTG is a window of Mucilaginibacter terrenus DNA encoding:
- a CDS encoding aldo/keto reductase, which produces MRKVELCNGIISSKLGFGCASILGAIDSSTARRAVHGALAHEINYFDLARSYGYGEAESFLGNILKDRRKDVVIASKFGIKANWKAKLLKPIKPVVRLLKSKTADKKIVADKGAPVSTIADRFHNRVEITAKEMVDSLEQSLRNLKTDYLDYFFVHEPVCAIYDIDEVLRAAEALKQSGKIRAFGLAFNLLDKQIHERYLHHFDLLQFNKPLDDTAYQSTLSERQNKPNVLFSILRGLKNDEITQDVFGRLMEDFPQSVLLCSMFNEKHIEQNATFFNI